GTGCGACCCTTCAGTGGAACACACTACGGCTTCCCCGGAATACTCCGATGAGCCTAAAGGGGGGGGACGTAACAACCTCTTGGTCCTTCGCAGGCGGGACTACAGCGTGAAGTAGAAGGTGGCGCCCTTGTCGGGCTCGGCTTCCACCCAGATGGTGCCGCCGTGGCGGTTGATGATGCGGCGCACCGTTGCGAGCCCTATGCCGTTGCCGGAGAATTCCTCCTTGCTGTGCAGCCTCTGGAAGGGGGCGAAGAGCTTGTCGGCGTAGGTCATTTCAAACCCGGCGCCGTTGTCGCGCACGATGAAGGTCGGGCGCCCTTCCCTCTCGGTGACGGTGAATTCTATGGTGGCGTCGCTGCGCTTCGAGGTGAACTTCCAGGCGTTTGACAGGAGATTCTCCATAACCACCCTCACCAGCCTGGCATCCGCCCAGGCGATGACCCCCTCACGGATACGCAGGTTCACCTTCCGCCCCGGGTGCGCCTTTGCGAGATCGGCACAGATCTCCCGCACCATGGCCGTCAGATCAAGGTCCTCCCGCACGATCTGCCCCCGCGAGAAGCGGGAAAGATCGAGCATGGCGTCGATCATCTCGCACATGCGCCGGCTCGACTTCCTGATCCGCTCCAGATACTCCACTCCCGTCGCGTCCAGCTTTCCTTCGTAGTCTTCCAGAAGCGCCTGGCTGAAGCCGTCCATGTGCCTGAGCGGTGCACGCAGGTCGTGGGAGACGGAGTAGCTGAACATCTCCAGTTCCCGGTTTGCCGCCTCCAGCTGCGCCGTACGCTCGCGTACCCGCTGCTCCAGTTCGGCATTCAGCCTCAGGATATTCTCGTTCGCCTCGGAAAGCTCCTTCACCTTCTCCTCCAACTTGGTAGCCACGACCTGACTATAGTTCCTGAAAAATTCCTTCTCGTTCTTCCGTTCGTCACCATTGCCGCGCCCGGCATTCTCCAGCGCCAGAACCTTCCCGACCTCCTCCCACAGCTCGTCGGGGCCCTTGGGCTTTCGGATGAACGCCTTCGCGCCGAGGCTGAGGGCGAGTTCCTCTTCCTTGTTCCCGGTGTACACGGCTGAGTAGAAGAGGAACGGAATCCCCCTCAGTTCCTCGATCCCCTTCAGCTCATGGAGGAACTGGAAGCCGTCCATGATCGGCATCAGCGCATCGGAGATGATGAGGTCTGGCTTCTCCGCCAAGGCCAGCTCCAGCCCCTGCCGGCCGTTTGCCGCCTCCAGGACCTGATACCCGTGCCACTCGAAGTTGTAGCGGATGATCTTCCTGTCGCTGCGGGAATCGTCGACCACGAGGACTTTCATGGCTTTCTCCTCATACCGCAGCCATTTTTACCAGACCGCTCCCTGAAAAAGGGTTCTGTGACGCTGTGGATGCTCTCCACCACCGTCAGGGGGTCGATCGGCTTCTCGAAATATCCGGTGCACCCCGCGGCCATGATCGCTTCGCGGTCACCCACCATGGCGTACGAGGTAATGGCGATGATAGGGATGTCGTCCCCCACCTCCGAGGCGCGGATGCGCCGCGTCGCCTCGATGCCGTCGATGCCGGGGAGGTTGATGTCCATGACGATGAAGTACGGGCGCTCGCTCACCGCGAGTGTCACCCCTTCCTCGCCGCTGGCAGCACTTACCACCTCATACCCTCCTCTCGTGAGCGCGTAGGTGATCAGCCTGAGGTTATCCCTGTTGTCTTCCACAACCAGCACCTTTTTCATGGCGTTTCGCCTCCAGTGCTGCATCCGCCCCCTCGGCACCGCGTCACCTGCGATATGCTTCAGCCGAAAGAACGTCCCCTCCCCCCTTGCGGGGAAGGGCCAGGGTGGGGGGGAAGGGGGCACTATTCCAGCCGGTGGCAGCTCCACCCACCCCCTGCCCCCCTCCCGTCAAGGGAGGGGCACCTCAAGCCGAAATGGTTTTTTAATCTGCGGCAATCTGCGTAATCTGCGGAGAACGCGCTTCTCACGACGCGAGAGCGGCAGGGAGCGTCATCACGAAGCGGCTCCCTTCGCCATACACGCTGTGCGCGGTGATCGTCCCCCCGAGTACCTCCTCCAGCAGCTTCCGCGTCAGGTAGAGGCCGAGCCCGGTGCCGAGGACGCTGCTCCTGAGGGGGGAGTCCATCCGTGCAAAGGGGTTGAAGAGCCTGCCCATCTCCTCTTCCTTGATACCTACACCGGAGTCCTCCACCACGATCTCCACGCTCTCCGGCGCCGACGGAGTCGCCGGTATCAGCCGGGCCGTCACTTCTATCGCGCCGTGCTCCGTGTACTTCGCCGAGTTCCCCATCACGTTGATGAGGCACTGCAAAACCCTGCGCCGGTCGGTCACCATCGGGTGGTGCAGGTTGTTCACCTTGAGCGATAACCCCCGCTCCCTGATCTCCTGATCAAGGAGAGCCGCAACCTCCTCGATCACCTCGTACAGGTCGAAGTTGTCCACGTTGCGCTCAACCTGTCCCGCCTCGACCTTGGAGACGTCTATGACGTCGTTTACCAGAGCCAGAAGGTGCTTCCCCGAGCGAAGCACCGTCTCCAGATTTTCACGCTGCTCGGCGTTGAGAGGCCCCACCCATTCGTTGAGAAGGATGCTGGAGAAACCGATCACCGAATTGAGCGGCGTGCGCAACTCGTGGCTCATGGAGGCAATGAACATGGATTTGAGCTGGTCCACGTCCTTCAGCCTGACGTTCGCCTCCACGATCTCGGAGCTTTTGCGGTTCAGGTCGTCCACCAGGTTGAGGAGCGCAAGCCTGCTCATCTTCAACTCTTCGTTTCGCGCCTTCAGCTCCTGTTGCGCCTGCTTCAGCTCCCTCGCCGGAAAAATGGTCGCCCGCGTCTCCACGAGCTCACCGGCGGCGTTTCGTATGGCAACGGCGTTCAGGAAGACCGGAAAGGTCCCCCCCCCCTTCCGCACCAGCTCGAAATCTCCCCCCCACAGCGCCCCTCCCTTCTTGAAATCGGGCAGGTTCTTGCGCCAGGTGCGCAGCGCCTCAGGGGTCAAA
The DNA window shown above is from Geomonas sp. RF6 and carries:
- a CDS encoding sensor histidine kinase; this translates as MKVLVVDDSRSDRKIIRYNFEWHGYQVLEAANGRQGLELALAEKPDLIISDALMPIMDGFQFLHELKGIEELRGIPFLFYSAVYTGNKEEELALSLGAKAFIRKPKGPDELWEEVGKVLALENAGRGNGDERKNEKEFFRNYSQVVATKLEEKVKELSEANENILRLNAELEQRVRERTAQLEAANRELEMFSYSVSHDLRAPLRHMDGFSQALLEDYEGKLDATGVEYLERIRKSSRRMCEMIDAMLDLSRFSRGQIVREDLDLTAMVREICADLAKAHPGRKVNLRIREGVIAWADARLVRVVMENLLSNAWKFTSKRSDATIEFTVTEREGRPTFIVRDNGAGFEMTYADKLFAPFQRLHSKEEFSGNGIGLATVRRIINRHGGTIWVEAEPDKGATFYFTL
- a CDS encoding response regulator; the encoded protein is MKKVLVVEDNRDNLRLITYALTRGGYEVVSAASGEEGVTLAVSERPYFIVMDINLPGIDGIEATRRIRASEVGDDIPIIAITSYAMVGDREAIMAAGCTGYFEKPIDPLTVVESIHSVTEPFFRERSGKNGCGMRRKP
- a CDS encoding sensor histidine kinase produces the protein MAQESAAKGSALARRSKAIVQGVLRRAEHPAALVDYLAQEVRSVSGAAAVAVGRCLDGTVDLLAVAGEGDGPLLDSQQIIDLIRHTCSCGSLSAQEGEAENAAGGAAPSCAAFPLRHGERTIGAILILGLSGHRRGRFLCDQLPTICDVVGLVLSCAVLQEEEESVIAERTRELAEKNAALERSISELRLLNEQLKRDLKKEEGESWSGRADQARSLYQHAPCGFHILDPNGFFIEVNDTELNWLGYRREELLGGRRFTDLLTPEALRTWRKNLPDFKKGGALWGGDFELVRKGGGTFPVFLNAVAIRNAAGELVETRATIFPARELKQAQQELKARNEELKMSRLALLNLVDDLNRKSSEIVEANVRLKDVDQLKSMFIASMSHELRTPLNSVIGFSSILLNEWVGPLNAEQRENLETVLRSGKHLLALVNDVIDVSKVEAGQVERNVDNFDLYEVIEEVAALLDQEIRERGLSLKVNNLHHPMVTDRRRVLQCLINVMGNSAKYTEHGAIEVTARLIPATPSAPESVEIVVEDSGVGIKEEEMGRLFNPFARMDSPLRSSVLGTGLGLYLTRKLLEEVLGGTITAHSVYGEGSRFVMTLPAALAS